From a single Paraburkholderia edwinii genomic region:
- a CDS encoding ABC transporter substrate-binding protein, translated as MQHRRRIVALAVAGVVAGAFANHAAVAGMPEAQKWVDSEFQPSTLSKQQQMDEMKWFIDASAKLKSQGVKEIHVVSETIDTHVYESKTLAKAFTEITGIQVKHDVIQEGDVVEKLQTSMQSGQSIYDGWISDSDLIGTHYRYGVIMPLSDYMVGEGKDYTNPGLDVKDFIGTSFTTAPDKKLYQLPDQQFANLYWFRADWFARKDLQDKFKAKYGYDLGVPVNWSAYEDIAEFFTNDVKNIDGEKVYGHMDYGKKDPSLGWRFTDAWLSMAGEADKGIPNGMPVDEWGIRVTPDGCHPVGASVSRGGGTNSPAAVYATTKYIDWLKKYAPPEASGMTFSEAGPVPAQGRIAQQVFWYTAFTASMLKPGNVTNPDGTPKWRMAPSPHGAYWKDGMQNGYQDVGSWTFFKSTPPNQRAAAWLYAQFVTSKTVSLKKSIVGLTFIRDSDIHSDYFTKNADKYGGLIEFYRSPARVAWTPTGNNVPDYPKMAQLWWKNVGTAVAGEKTPQAAMDNLAKEMDQVLARLQRAGMKSCAPELNPVSDPSKWLSDQHAPWKKLANEKPKGETVKYDQLLSAWKAGKVR; from the coding sequence ATGCAACACAGGAGACGGATCGTCGCGCTCGCGGTCGCAGGCGTCGTTGCAGGCGCCTTTGCGAATCATGCCGCGGTGGCGGGCATGCCCGAAGCGCAGAAATGGGTCGATAGCGAGTTTCAGCCCAGCACGCTCAGCAAGCAACAGCAGATGGACGAGATGAAGTGGTTTATCGACGCGTCCGCAAAGCTGAAGTCGCAAGGCGTGAAGGAAATCCATGTGGTATCCGAAACAATCGATACGCACGTGTATGAGTCGAAGACGCTCGCCAAGGCATTCACCGAAATCACCGGCATTCAGGTCAAGCACGACGTGATTCAGGAAGGCGACGTGGTTGAGAAACTGCAGACGTCGATGCAGTCCGGCCAGAGCATCTACGACGGCTGGATTTCCGATTCGGACCTGATCGGCACGCACTATCGCTACGGCGTGATCATGCCACTGTCCGACTATATGGTGGGCGAGGGCAAGGACTACACGAACCCGGGCCTCGACGTGAAAGACTTTATCGGCACGAGCTTTACGACGGCGCCGGACAAGAAGCTCTATCAGTTACCGGACCAGCAGTTCGCGAACCTGTACTGGTTCCGCGCCGACTGGTTCGCGCGCAAGGACCTGCAGGACAAGTTCAAGGCCAAGTACGGCTACGACCTGGGCGTGCCGGTCAACTGGTCGGCTTATGAGGACATCGCCGAATTCTTCACGAACGACGTGAAAAACATCGACGGCGAAAAAGTCTATGGTCATATGGACTACGGCAAGAAAGATCCGTCGCTCGGCTGGCGCTTTACCGACGCGTGGCTCTCGATGGCCGGCGAAGCCGACAAGGGCATTCCGAACGGCATGCCGGTCGACGAATGGGGCATTCGCGTGACGCCGGACGGCTGTCATCCGGTGGGTGCGTCGGTGTCGCGCGGCGGCGGCACGAACAGCCCGGCCGCGGTATACGCCACTACGAAGTACATCGACTGGCTGAAGAAATACGCGCCGCCCGAAGCGTCGGGCATGACGTTCAGCGAAGCGGGGCCGGTGCCGGCGCAAGGCCGCATCGCGCAGCAGGTGTTCTGGTACACGGCCTTCACGGCGTCGATGCTCAAGCCCGGCAACGTGACGAACCCGGACGGCACGCCGAAGTGGCGCATGGCGCCTTCGCCGCACGGCGCGTACTGGAAGGACGGCATGCAGAACGGCTACCAGGACGTCGGTTCGTGGACCTTCTTCAAGTCGACGCCGCCCAACCAGCGCGCGGCCGCGTGGCTCTATGCGCAGTTCGTCACGTCGAAGACGGTATCGCTGAAGAAGTCGATTGTCGGCCTCACGTTTATTCGCGACTCGGACATCCATAGCGATTACTTCACGAAGAACGCCGACAAGTACGGCGGGCTGATCGAGTTCTATCGCAGCCCGGCGCGCGTCGCCTGGACGCCGACCGGCAACAACGTGCCCGACTATCCGAAGATGGCGCAGCTGTGGTGGAAGAACGTCGGCACCGCAGTCGCCGGCGAAAAGACGCCGCAGGCCGCGATGGACAATCTCGCGAAAGAGATGGACCAGGTGCTGGCACGCTTGCAACGCGCGGGGATGAAGTCGTGCGCGCCGGAGCTGAACCCGGTGAGCGATCCGTCGAAGTGGCTCTCCGACCAGCACGCGCCGTGGAAAAAGCTGGCGAACGAAAAGCCGAAGGGCGAGACGGTCAAGTACGATCAGTTGCTTTCAGCGTGGAAAGCTGGGAAGGTTCGCTGA
- a CDS encoding DUF2160 domain-containing protein yields the protein MLTWMYWTPEVAIFFACVVAMLAGMTVWEMRAPTVERKGFLPISTTRGDRLFIGLLAAAYVNLAWLAVTSEGANVWPGVAASAVVLLIVMWKG from the coding sequence ATGCTCACATGGATGTACTGGACACCGGAAGTCGCGATCTTCTTTGCGTGCGTGGTCGCGATGCTGGCCGGCATGACGGTGTGGGAGATGCGCGCGCCGACCGTCGAGCGTAAAGGCTTTCTGCCGATCTCGACGACGCGCGGCGACCGGCTCTTTATCGGCCTGCTCGCCGCGGCTTACGTGAATCTCGCCTGGCTGGCGGTGACGAGCGAAGGCGCGAACGTGTGGCCCGGCGTCGCGGCTTCGGCCGTCGTGCTGCTGATCGTGATGTGGAAGGGATAA
- a CDS encoding carbohydrate ABC transporter permease — translation MHDRTGQRRWIRALVLIVYILFALVPLYWMLSIALRTNEETMSTFALLPQHVTFDNFKVIFTDPSWYWGYINSIIYVVMNTVFSVLVALPAAYAFSRYRFLGDKHMFFWLLTNRMTPPAVFLLPFFQLYSSIGLQDTYFAVALAHMLFNVPLAVWILEGFMSGVSREIDETAYIDGYSFPTFFVKIFLPLIKSGVGVTAFFCFMFSWVELLLARTLTTVNAKPIAAVMTRTVSAAGMDWGVLSAAGVLTIVPGALVIYFVRNYIAKGFAMGRV, via the coding sequence ATGCATGACCGGACCGGCCAGCGCCGCTGGATTCGCGCACTCGTACTGATCGTCTACATCCTGTTCGCGCTCGTTCCGCTGTACTGGATGCTGTCGATCGCGCTGCGCACGAACGAAGAAACGATGTCGACGTTCGCGCTGCTGCCGCAGCACGTCACCTTCGACAACTTCAAGGTGATCTTCACCGATCCGTCGTGGTACTGGGGCTATATCAACTCCATCATCTACGTGGTGATGAACACGGTGTTTTCGGTGCTCGTCGCGTTGCCGGCCGCTTACGCATTTTCGCGTTACCGCTTTCTCGGCGACAAGCACATGTTCTTCTGGCTGCTGACGAACCGCATGACGCCGCCCGCGGTGTTCCTGCTGCCGTTCTTTCAGCTCTATTCGAGCATCGGCCTGCAGGACACGTATTTCGCCGTCGCGCTCGCGCACATGCTGTTCAACGTGCCGCTCGCCGTGTGGATTCTCGAAGGCTTCATGTCGGGCGTATCGCGCGAAATCGACGAAACCGCGTATATCGACGGTTATTCGTTTCCGACGTTCTTCGTAAAGATCTTTCTGCCGCTGATCAAATCGGGCGTCGGCGTGACCGCGTTTTTCTGCTTCATGTTCAGTTGGGTCGAACTGCTGCTCGCGCGCACGCTCACGACCGTCAATGCGAAGCCGATCGCCGCCGTGATGACGCGCACCGTGTCGGCGGCGGGCATGGACTGGGGCGTGCTGTCGGCGGCGGGCGTGCTGACCATTGTGCCCGGCGCGCTCGTCATCTATTTCGTGCGCAACTACATCGCGAAGGGCTTCGCAATGGGGAGAGTGTGA
- a CDS encoding carbohydrate ABC transporter permease translates to MNKPINQKAWLLVVPVFLCVAFSAILPLMTVVNYSVQDIISPTQHVFVGTEWFRNIMTDPDLRGALGRQIIFSACVLLFEIPLGVALALAMPASGWRASAALVVLAMPLLIPWNVVGTIWQIFGRPDIGLLGYGLNHMGLDYNYTASPTDAWITVLVMDIWHWTPLVALLCYAGLRAIPDAFYQAAEIDGASRFAVFRYIELPKMRGVLMIAVLLRFMDSFMIYTEPFVLTGGGPGDSTTFLSQYLTQKAVGQFDLGPAAAFSLIYFLIILLLCFILYNWMSRVGKGGPAAEGGDHA, encoded by the coding sequence ATGAACAAGCCCATCAACCAGAAGGCGTGGCTCCTCGTGGTGCCGGTGTTTCTGTGCGTCGCGTTCTCCGCGATCCTGCCGCTGATGACGGTGGTCAACTATTCGGTGCAGGACATCATCAGCCCGACACAGCATGTGTTCGTCGGCACCGAGTGGTTCCGCAACATCATGACGGACCCCGATTTGCGCGGCGCGCTCGGCCGGCAGATTATCTTTTCCGCGTGCGTGCTGCTGTTCGAGATTCCGCTCGGCGTGGCGCTTGCGCTCGCGATGCCCGCATCGGGCTGGCGCGCGTCGGCCGCGCTCGTCGTGCTGGCGATGCCGCTCTTGATTCCATGGAACGTGGTCGGCACGATCTGGCAGATTTTCGGGCGCCCCGATATCGGCCTGCTCGGCTACGGCCTCAACCACATGGGCCTCGACTACAACTACACGGCCAGCCCCACCGACGCATGGATCACCGTGCTCGTGATGGATATCTGGCATTGGACGCCGCTCGTCGCGCTGCTCTGCTATGCGGGCCTGCGCGCGATTCCCGATGCGTTCTATCAGGCTGCCGAGATCGACGGCGCGAGCCGATTCGCGGTGTTCCGCTATATCGAGCTGCCGAAAATGCGCGGCGTGCTGATGATCGCCGTGCTGCTGCGTTTTATGGACAGCTTCATGATCTACACCGAGCCGTTCGTGCTGACCGGCGGCGGACCCGGCGATTCGACCACCTTTCTGAGCCAGTATCTGACGCAAAAAGCAGTCGGCCAGTTCGACCTCGGCCCGGCGGCCGCGTTCTCGCTGATCTACTTCCTGATCATCCTGCTGCTGTGCTTCATTCTGTATAACTGGATGAGCCGCGTCGGTAAAGGCGGCCCGGCCGCGGAAGGAGGCGATCATGCATGA
- a CDS encoding ABC transporter ATP-binding protein, whose translation MARIEFENLAHAYRPNPATLDDYALQPMSMVWEDGGAYALLGPSGCGKTTLLNIVSGLVTPSEGKVLFDGHDVTAQSPRERNIAQVFQFPVIYDTMSVFDNLAFPLRNRKIAAAEVKKRVHEVAEILDMTRELPRKASNLAADAKQKISLGRGLVRQDVAAILFDEPLTVIDPHMKWMLRRQLKKIHQQLKLTLIYVTHDQVEALTFADEVVVMTNGRVVQKGGPEALFLRPDHSFVGYFIGSPGMNLCPVELDADGIKLGAQRIALDADTLAALKQVAGPLKLGIRPEFVRLAHEGERGAARAQLLRAQQLGNYQLVTAQCDGHLFNAKLEPHVRVPDGGAVWLKLVAPETVFFSNDERIPVKVAERTER comes from the coding sequence ATGGCGCGCATTGAGTTCGAGAATCTCGCGCACGCGTACCGGCCGAACCCCGCGACGCTCGACGACTACGCGCTGCAGCCGATGAGCATGGTCTGGGAAGACGGCGGCGCCTATGCGCTGCTCGGCCCGTCGGGTTGCGGCAAGACAACGCTGCTGAACATCGTCTCGGGGCTCGTTACGCCCTCCGAAGGAAAGGTGCTGTTCGACGGTCACGACGTGACGGCGCAAAGCCCGCGCGAGCGGAACATCGCGCAGGTGTTTCAATTCCCGGTGATCTACGACACGATGAGCGTGTTCGACAATCTTGCGTTCCCGCTGCGCAATCGCAAAATCGCGGCAGCCGAAGTGAAAAAGCGCGTGCACGAAGTGGCCGAGATTCTCGATATGACACGCGAGTTGCCGCGCAAGGCGAGCAATCTCGCGGCGGATGCGAAACAGAAAATCTCGCTGGGCCGCGGGCTCGTGCGCCAGGACGTCGCCGCGATCCTGTTCGACGAACCGCTGACGGTGATCGATCCGCACATGAAGTGGATGCTGCGCCGCCAGCTGAAAAAAATTCATCAGCAGTTGAAACTCACGCTGATCTACGTCACGCATGATCAGGTCGAAGCGCTGACGTTCGCCGATGAAGTGGTCGTGATGACGAACGGGCGCGTGGTGCAGAAAGGCGGTCCGGAAGCGCTGTTTTTGCGGCCCGATCACTCGTTCGTCGGCTACTTTATCGGCAGCCCGGGTATGAATCTGTGTCCCGTCGAACTCGACGCCGATGGCATCAAGCTCGGCGCGCAGCGCATCGCACTCGACGCGGACACGCTAGCTGCCTTGAAGCAGGTGGCCGGACCGCTCAAGCTCGGCATCCGCCCGGAATTCGTGCGTCTCGCGCACGAAGGCGAGCGCGGCGCCGCCCGCGCGCAATTGTTGCGCGCGCAACAGCTTGGCAACTATCAGCTCGTCACCGCGCAATGCGACGGCCACCTGTTCAACGCGAAGCTCGAGCCGCATGTGCGCGTGCCCGACGGCGGGGCTGTGTGGCTCAAGCTTGTCGCTCCCGAAACGGTGTTCTTCAGCAACGACGAACGCATTCCCGTGAAGGTCGCCGAAAGGACCGAACGATGA
- a CDS encoding ABC transporter ATP-binding protein — MVLELEQVTVVAGGLTYLYSIDLQLVPGAINVLLGPTQAGKTTLMRVMAGLDRPTSGRVLVDGRDVTGVSVRERNLAMVYQQFINYPAMTVYDNIASPLKLQRVDTAEIRRRVLEVAAKLHIEHLLERRPGELSGGQQQRCALARALVKRSSLVLLDEPLVNLDYKLREELRAELTTLFADGSTTVVYATTEPLEALLLGGYTAIVDKGRVLQFGPTLDVYNAPTNVDAAAVFNDPPMNMLTSELTGDGSARLPIGIEVPVRGARRAADATNGATNGATNGVAEANGASAGSLANGTCRIGIRPGHLRLAPNRPQAMPVRCRLELAELSGSETYLHLHTLNGGVNLIAQLQGVHQIDLGTQLDVFVDPDELFVFGADTKLVSSPEAVHGAH; from the coding sequence TTGGTCTTGGAACTGGAGCAGGTCACCGTCGTGGCGGGCGGGCTGACGTATCTGTACAGCATCGACTTGCAACTTGTGCCGGGCGCGATCAACGTGCTGCTCGGCCCGACCCAGGCGGGCAAGACCACGCTGATGCGCGTGATGGCCGGCCTCGACCGGCCCACTTCCGGGCGCGTGCTGGTCGACGGGCGGGACGTGACCGGCGTCAGCGTGCGCGAGCGCAATCTCGCGATGGTGTACCAGCAGTTCATCAACTACCCGGCGATGACGGTATACGACAACATCGCGTCGCCGTTGAAGCTGCAACGCGTCGACACCGCGGAAATTCGCCGGCGTGTGCTCGAAGTCGCGGCAAAACTGCATATCGAACATCTGCTCGAGCGGCGCCCCGGCGAATTGTCGGGTGGCCAGCAGCAGCGCTGCGCGTTGGCGCGAGCGTTGGTTAAACGCAGCTCGCTCGTGCTGCTCGACGAACCGCTCGTCAACCTCGATTACAAGTTGCGCGAGGAATTGCGCGCCGAGCTGACCACGCTTTTCGCCGATGGCAGCACGACCGTTGTCTACGCAACAACCGAACCGCTCGAGGCATTGCTGCTCGGCGGCTATACGGCGATCGTCGATAAGGGCCGCGTGCTGCAGTTCGGCCCGACGCTCGACGTCTACAACGCGCCGACCAACGTCGACGCGGCCGCCGTATTCAACGACCCGCCCATGAACATGCTGACGAGCGAACTGACCGGAGACGGCAGTGCGCGCTTGCCGATCGGCATCGAGGTACCGGTGCGCGGCGCGCGTCGCGCCGCCGATGCGACTAACGGCGCGACTAACGGCGCGACTAACGGCGTGGCAGAGGCGAACGGCGCGAGCGCAGGGAGCCTCGCCAACGGCACCTGCCGTATCGGCATCCGCCCCGGACATCTGCGTCTCGCGCCGAACCGTCCGCAAGCCATGCCCGTGCGTTGCAGGCTCGAACTCGCAGAACTGAGCGGCTCCGAAACCTATCTGCATCTGCACACGCTAAACGGCGGCGTCAATCTGATCGCCCAGCTGCAAGGCGTGCATCAGATCGACCTCGGTACCCAGCTCGACGTTTTTGTCGACCCTGACGAACTGTTCGTATTCGGCGCGGACACCAAGCTCGTCTCGAGCCCGGAGGCCGTACATGGCGCGCATTGA